A portion of the Limosilactobacillus reuteri genome contains these proteins:
- a CDS encoding Bax inhibitor-1 family protein — MNNFSQEPGRRVVTDAAGLNSFLTRMYGNMTLAVLVSAFSAYLTMGVFRSAVFGFFSAHPGMVWVILLLPIALSMGVSFSATRNPVGAFVMLMLTAIIYGVEFAIIAGVYSGASIASAFVSSAAVFVTMALYGTITKRDLSKFGAHAMAALIALMIAYLINMFLQSPAIAYIFSFIAVIIFTVLTAWDAQKMKQIYINYGGEVSTNGLAVLGALQLYLDFVNLFISLLQIFGMSDRN; from the coding sequence ATGAATAACTTTTCTCAAGAGCCAGGGCGTCGGGTTGTTACTGACGCAGCTGGTTTGAATAGTTTCTTGACCCGAATGTATGGAAATATGACGCTGGCAGTTCTTGTTTCTGCATTTAGTGCTTACTTGACCATGGGGGTATTCCGGAGTGCGGTTTTCGGTTTCTTTAGTGCTCACCCTGGAATGGTTTGGGTTATCTTATTGCTACCGATTGCTTTGTCAATGGGGGTAAGCTTTAGTGCTACCCGGAACCCAGTTGGGGCATTTGTTATGCTGATGCTGACGGCAATAATCTATGGTGTCGAGTTTGCAATTATTGCTGGTGTTTATTCGGGAGCAAGCATTGCCTCAGCTTTCGTATCATCCGCGGCTGTTTTTGTCACGATGGCTTTGTATGGGACCATTACTAAGCGCGACTTAAGCAAGTTTGGTGCTCACGCGATGGCTGCCTTGATTGCTTTAATGATTGCTTACCTTATCAACATGTTCTTACAAAGTCCGGCCATTGCTTACATCTTCTCCTTTATCGCTGTTATTATCTTTACTGTTTTAACAGCTTGGGATGCACAAAAGATGAAGCAGATCTACATCAACTATGGTGGCGAAGTATCAACAAATGGTTTAGCTGTTCTAGGTGCCCTTCAATTGTACTTAGACTTTGTAAATCTCTTTATCTCACTTCTTCAAATTTTTGGAATGAGTGACCGAAATTAA
- the ytpR gene encoding YtpR family tRNA-binding protein → MLISSYNPNELGDILVVITAPDADNQITKIADDVAQITAEKDGALLGYNFMNASKVLPELTSENGQVFLDAAQVEKLNAKLQEAGFDKLLTADEDPKFVVGYVEKITDHPKSDHLKVTQTRIADDKTVQIVCGSPNVAEGIKVVVARPGAMMPDGKIIWPGQLMGVDSDGMLCGFRELRIKNAPDEKGLFIIPDDWQEVGEPVDFAKADTFYPEN, encoded by the coding sequence ATGTTAATTTCAAGTTACAATCCCAATGAATTAGGCGACATTTTAGTCGTTATTACCGCTCCAGATGCGGATAACCAAATTACTAAGATTGCTGATGATGTAGCTCAGATCACCGCTGAAAAAGATGGTGCATTACTTGGCTATAACTTTATGAACGCCAGCAAGGTCTTACCAGAATTAACAAGTGAAAACGGGCAAGTATTTTTGGATGCAGCCCAAGTTGAAAAATTAAATGCAAAGTTACAAGAAGCGGGCTTTGATAAGCTCTTAACGGCTGACGAAGATCCTAAATTTGTGGTCGGTTATGTTGAAAAGATCACTGACCATCCTAAGTCTGACCACTTAAAAGTAACGCAAACACGGATTGCTGATGATAAGACTGTCCAAATCGTATGTGGATCTCCTAATGTTGCAGAAGGTATTAAAGTCGTAGTTGCTCGGCCTGGTGCGATGATGCCAGACGGTAAGATCATTTGGCCTGGTCAATTGATGGGTGTTGATAGTGACGGAATGCTCTGTGGTTTCCGTGAACTACGGATTAAGAATGCTCCCGATGAAAAGGGCCTATTCATTATCCCTGATGACTGGCAAGAAGTCGGTGAACCGGTTGATTTTGCTAAGGCCGATACGTTTTACCCAGAAAACTAA
- a CDS encoding aldo/keto reductase: MTYPVTIGHSKVKVNPLGLGTNAVGGYNLFPDLDDQAGIDLVKTALDNGINLLDTAYVYGLGHSEELIGQAIQDYDRHKVIIATKGAHDFSTGKEVINNDPDFITKQVNDSLKRLQTDYIDIYYLHFPDHDTPKAEAVGALQKLREEGKIRAIGISNFSLDQIKEANANGYVDIVEDEFSLLHQDHLTEGMLDYLNKNKISFVPYFPLASGLLTGKYTTDATFPADDIRSQIADFKEPRYSTILHAVDLVRPIADNHHATIAQIILAWYLQNPLITAMIPGAKNARQVLSNAKAMKIELSTDEYQTIEQAFNQFKQIKSGKSLKDPD; the protein is encoded by the coding sequence ATGACGTATCCAGTAACAATCGGTCATTCAAAAGTTAAAGTAAATCCCCTCGGTCTTGGAACAAACGCTGTTGGCGGTTATAATCTCTTCCCGGATTTAGATGATCAAGCCGGCATTGATCTTGTTAAGACTGCTTTAGATAATGGAATTAATTTATTAGACACTGCCTATGTCTATGGCTTGGGTCATTCAGAGGAACTGATCGGACAAGCCATTCAAGATTACGATCGGCATAAAGTCATCATTGCAACAAAGGGCGCTCATGATTTTTCAACGGGTAAAGAAGTTATTAATAATGATCCGGATTTTATTACTAAGCAGGTCAATGACAGTTTAAAACGGTTGCAAACTGACTACATTGATATTTACTATCTGCACTTTCCTGATCATGATACGCCGAAAGCAGAGGCAGTCGGTGCTCTGCAGAAATTACGGGAAGAAGGAAAGATTCGGGCAATCGGAATTTCCAATTTCAGTCTTGATCAAATTAAAGAGGCAAATGCGAATGGTTATGTTGACATTGTAGAAGACGAATTCAGCCTTCTTCATCAAGATCATTTAACGGAAGGAATGCTAGACTACCTGAATAAAAATAAGATCAGCTTTGTCCCTTACTTCCCGCTAGCTTCTGGACTATTGACTGGAAAGTATACCACTGATGCAACATTCCCTGCTGATGATATCCGCAGTCAGATTGCAGACTTTAAAGAACCGCGTTACAGCACAATCTTACATGCTGTTGATCTCGTCCGTCCAATTGCTGATAACCATCATGCTACGATTGCTCAAATAATCCTCGCATGGTACCTGCAAAATCCACTCATTACTGCGATGATTCCAGGAGCTAAAAATGCCCGTCAAGTACTCTCTAATGCAAAAGCAATGAAAATTGAACTTTCGACTGACGAATATCAAACAATTGAACAAGCATTCAATCAATTTAAACAAATTAAGAGTGGTAAATCATTAAAAGATCCAGACTAA
- the polA gene encoding DNA polymerase I, whose amino-acid sequence MTKQLLLIDGNSIVFRAFFAMHNQMDKFTNKDGLHTAAIYGFKLMLDHVLQNFKPDAALVAFDAGKVTFRTKMYDDYKGGRNKTPNELTEQIPYLCELIKDSGLHSYELANYEADDIIGTLAKQADDAGYKTLIVTGDRDLTQLASENTTVAVTHKGVTDTEHYTPAHVEEKLGITPRQIIDMKALMGDSSDNYPGVTKIGEKTAIKLVKQFGSVEELYDHIDDLKKSKMKEHLIEDEEVARQCKTLATILRDAPIKIGLDDLQYQGPQTDDLIKFYKEMGFKSFLKKMDIDGAGEEDEAEIAPIDYTVLTKDNLDELGQLTGEVSFYLEMPEENYHTSPFAGFVIGNEGHWFTSRDVDLLKEAPLKDLLQSDSVKKNVFNAKAQIVGLHRLGIPLENINFDLLLASYLLNTNDNSNDLGQVAQEHGYDDVRTDEEVYGKGAKRAVPDDDKTFFSHLATKARAIEQLRKDFFAKLDENKQTPLYTDIELPLTRVLAKMEIAGVHVDAQTLKDMGSKLTERLSEIESQIYQEAGEEFNINSTKQLGHILFEKLKLPVIKKTKTGYSTAVDVLEKLADKSPIVEQILEYRQIAKLQSTYITGLLKVIHSNDQKIHTRYLQTLTQTGRLSSVDPNLQNIPVRLPEGRLIRKAFVPSHEGWQIFSSDYSQVELRVLAHITGDKNLQEDFKNGEDIHASTARRIFHLAPDAEIDRNMRRRAKAVNFGIVYGISDYGLAQRIHVSRAEAHEFIQNYFHEFPGVKKYINDTIAFAKENGYVETITHRRRYLPDIHAKSFSKRSFAERTAMNTPIQGSAADIIKIAMIRMQDELEKRHLKAKMLLQIHDELVFEAPKEEIPVLSELVPKVMDSAVKLDVPLKVDSKYGDTWYDLKK is encoded by the coding sequence ATGACAAAACAATTATTGTTAATTGACGGAAATAGTATTGTTTTCCGGGCATTTTTTGCTATGCATAATCAAATGGACAAATTTACAAATAAGGACGGCTTGCATACAGCTGCAATTTATGGCTTTAAGTTGATGCTTGACCATGTGTTGCAAAACTTTAAACCGGATGCGGCTTTAGTAGCCTTTGATGCAGGAAAAGTAACCTTCCGGACGAAGATGTATGATGACTATAAGGGTGGTCGAAACAAGACGCCTAATGAATTGACCGAGCAGATCCCTTATCTGTGCGAATTGATCAAAGACTCTGGATTACATAGTTATGAATTAGCTAACTATGAAGCTGATGATATTATCGGTACTTTGGCTAAGCAAGCGGATGATGCTGGCTACAAGACGTTGATCGTAACTGGAGATCGAGACCTTACCCAGTTAGCAAGTGAGAATACGACCGTTGCTGTTACCCACAAAGGAGTTACTGATACGGAGCACTACACGCCAGCGCATGTCGAAGAAAAATTAGGAATTACGCCGCGCCAAATAATTGATATGAAGGCACTGATGGGTGATTCTTCCGATAATTATCCTGGTGTAACTAAAATCGGGGAAAAGACTGCAATCAAGCTTGTAAAACAGTTTGGTTCAGTTGAAGAGCTTTATGACCATATCGATGACCTCAAAAAGAGTAAGATGAAAGAACATTTGATTGAGGATGAAGAGGTTGCTCGCCAATGTAAGACATTAGCAACAATTCTTCGGGATGCTCCGATCAAGATTGGTTTAGATGATCTGCAATATCAGGGCCCACAAACGGATGACTTGATTAAGTTTTACAAAGAGATGGGCTTTAAATCTTTCTTGAAAAAGATGGATATCGATGGGGCTGGAGAGGAAGACGAAGCTGAGATTGCTCCAATTGACTACACAGTTTTAACTAAAGATAACTTAGATGAACTAGGACAATTAACGGGTGAAGTAAGTTTTTACCTTGAAATGCCAGAAGAAAATTACCACACGTCACCATTCGCTGGTTTTGTGATCGGCAATGAAGGACACTGGTTTACGAGTCGAGATGTGGACCTGCTTAAAGAGGCGCCTCTCAAGGATTTACTCCAGAGTGATAGTGTTAAGAAGAATGTCTTTAATGCCAAGGCACAAATCGTTGGGCTTCATCGCCTCGGTATTCCGCTTGAAAACATTAATTTTGATCTACTTTTGGCATCTTACCTTCTAAATACTAATGATAATAGTAACGACCTGGGACAAGTAGCTCAGGAACACGGTTACGATGATGTCCGAACAGATGAGGAAGTTTATGGTAAAGGTGCTAAGCGCGCTGTGCCTGATGATGATAAGACCTTCTTTAGTCACCTGGCTACGAAGGCGCGGGCAATTGAACAGCTGCGCAAGGATTTTTTTGCCAAATTAGACGAAAATAAGCAAACGCCACTATATACTGATATTGAATTACCGCTAACCCGGGTTCTTGCAAAAATGGAAATTGCGGGTGTCCATGTAGATGCACAAACTTTGAAAGATATGGGTAGTAAATTAACTGAACGGCTATCAGAAATTGAAAGTCAGATCTATCAAGAAGCTGGCGAGGAATTTAACATTAACTCTACTAAGCAACTAGGCCATATTCTGTTTGAAAAATTGAAATTACCAGTGATCAAAAAGACCAAGACCGGCTATTCCACTGCAGTTGATGTGCTGGAGAAGTTAGCTGATAAGTCACCGATTGTTGAGCAAATTTTGGAATATCGTCAAATTGCTAAGCTTCAATCTACCTATATCACTGGTTTGCTGAAAGTTATCCATTCAAATGACCAGAAGATCCATACGCGCTACTTACAGACATTAACGCAAACTGGTCGCTTGTCTTCTGTTGATCCTAACCTGCAAAATATTCCAGTACGGTTGCCGGAAGGGCGCTTAATCAGAAAGGCATTTGTTCCTAGTCATGAAGGTTGGCAAATCTTCTCTTCAGATTATTCGCAAGTTGAATTACGGGTTCTTGCTCACATCACTGGTGACAAGAACCTTCAGGAAGACTTTAAGAATGGTGAAGATATTCATGCTAGTACAGCTCGCCGAATTTTCCATCTAGCCCCTGATGCCGAGATTGACCGTAATATGCGGCGTCGGGCAAAAGCAGTTAATTTTGGAATTGTTTACGGGATTAGTGATTACGGACTGGCACAACGGATTCATGTTAGTCGTGCAGAAGCTCATGAATTTATTCAAAATTATTTCCATGAATTCCCCGGTGTAAAGAAATACATCAATGACACAATTGCGTTTGCTAAAGAAAATGGTTATGTTGAGACGATTACTCACCGTCGTCGTTACTTACCAGATATTCATGCCAAAAGTTTTAGCAAGCGATCATTTGCAGAGCGGACTGCAATGAATACGCCAATTCAGGGGAGCGCTGCTGATATCATTAAGATTGCGATGATCCGGATGCAAGATGAACTTGAGAAACGCCATCTAAAGGCAAAAATGCTCTTGCAGATTCATGATGAATTAGTCTTTGAGGCTCCAAAGGAAGAAATCCCGGTTCTATCGGAATTGGTGCCAAAAGTAATGGATTCGGCCGTTAAGTTGGATGTGCCGCTTAAAGTAGATAGTAAGTATGGGGATACCTGGTATGACCTTAAAAAATAG
- the murC gene encoding UDP-N-acetylmuramate--L-alanine ligase: MEQNTYYFVGIKGTGMASLARILHDKGHQVLGSDIEKETFTQAPLLAAGIKILPFDPANLKPGMIVIQGNAFDDDHPEIKRAHELGLKILSYPEAVENEVKNHTSIGIAGAHGKTSTTALLSHVLAAVEPTSYLIGDGVGKGNADARFFVFEADEYRDHFLAYHPDYAIMTNVDFDHPDYFNDLADVRDSFETYGKQVQRAIFAWGDDPSLRDLNVDVPVYYYGTNPDDDFRAESIQRTPEGSTYDAYFRDQKLGTFTIHLYGEHSVLNSLAVLAVAYMEHMNMDEIQQELANFSGVKRRFSETDIADTTIIDDYAHHPSEIKATIDAARQKYPDREVIAVFQPHTYSRLAAYIDGFAESLSRADKTFVTPIFGSIRENAGNVSSADLEQRIEGSEGIDMDTMDKLLQYHNAVVVFMGAGDVEKYEEKYKELLK, from the coding sequence ATGGAACAAAATACATATTACTTTGTTGGTATTAAAGGGACCGGGATGGCCTCTTTAGCACGTATCCTTCATGACAAAGGACACCAAGTACTAGGTTCAGATATTGAAAAGGAAACATTTACACAAGCGCCATTATTAGCGGCGGGAATTAAAATTTTGCCATTTGATCCAGCCAATTTGAAACCAGGGATGATTGTTATCCAAGGAAACGCTTTTGATGATGATCACCCAGAGATTAAACGAGCACATGAATTAGGCCTTAAAATTTTAAGTTACCCTGAGGCTGTTGAAAATGAGGTTAAGAATCATACTAGTATTGGGATTGCCGGAGCACACGGTAAGACCAGTACGACTGCATTGTTATCACACGTATTAGCGGCAGTTGAACCAACTAGCTACTTGATCGGTGATGGAGTAGGTAAAGGAAATGCGGATGCACGCTTCTTTGTTTTTGAAGCCGATGAATACCGTGATCACTTCCTTGCCTACCATCCAGACTATGCAATTATGACAAACGTTGACTTTGATCACCCTGATTACTTCAATGATTTGGCAGATGTCCGTGATTCATTTGAAACATACGGTAAGCAAGTTCAACGGGCAATTTTTGCTTGGGGAGACGATCCTAGTCTTCGTGACTTAAATGTTGATGTTCCGGTTTACTACTATGGAACTAATCCAGATGATGATTTCCGGGCAGAAAGCATTCAACGGACACCAGAAGGCTCAACATATGATGCTTACTTCCGCGACCAAAAGCTTGGCACATTTACCATTCACTTATACGGTGAACACAGTGTTCTTAATAGCTTGGCGGTACTAGCGGTTGCATACATGGAGCACATGAACATGGATGAGATCCAACAGGAACTAGCCAACTTTAGTGGGGTAAAGCGTCGTTTCAGCGAAACTGACATTGCGGATACGACCATTATTGATGACTATGCTCACCATCCAAGCGAAATTAAAGCAACAATTGATGCGGCACGGCAAAAGTACCCAGATCGTGAAGTTATCGCTGTTTTCCAGCCTCACACATATTCACGATTGGCCGCTTACATTGATGGTTTTGCAGAATCGCTTAGCCGAGCAGATAAGACTTTTGTTACCCCAATCTTTGGCTCAATTCGTGAAAATGCTGGAAATGTTTCTAGTGCTGATTTGGAGCAACGGATTGAAGGTAGTGAAGGTATCGACATGGATACCATGGACAAACTTTTGCAATACCACAATGCGGTAGTTGTTTTCATGGGTGCCGGTGACGTTGAAAAGTACGAAGAAAAGTACAAAGAATTGTTAAAATAA
- a CDS encoding YSIRK-type signal peptide-containing protein (The YSIRK form of extended signal peptide directs nascent proteins to the cross-wall site, while signal peptides lacking YSIRK direct proteins instead to the cell pole. A large fraction of YSIRK proteins are surface proteins anchored by sortase-mediated processing of a C-terminal LPXTG motif.) produces the protein MSKNNAQEYVRKMEQQRQRFGLRKLSVGVASVLLGTTFMVGGTVAHADSTPTMEEATTANTDITQLVSTSVVQADKQTNEEQNAAENTSSNSQKEQQLVNKTSDESTDQLNNKKNQELVKDNEYESITNLNKNNVNTQNTPVEESKVSQSATEQNARIDLTFVDDDDNGKIVDYSEYLPSEDNGHHYAYGKVGDKVSPKAYNK, from the coding sequence ATGTCGAAGAACAATGCACAAGAATATGTACGCAAAATGGAGCAACAACGGCAACGATTTGGGTTAAGAAAACTCAGTGTTGGTGTTGCGTCTGTGTTACTAGGAACTACTTTTATGGTCGGAGGTACAGTAGCACACGCTGATAGCACACCTACTATGGAAGAAGCAACAACAGCAAATACCGATATTACGCAGCTGGTTTCTACTTCTGTTGTACAAGCTGATAAACAAACTAATGAGGAACAAAACGCAGCCGAAAATACTAGTAGTAATTCACAAAAGGAACAACAATTAGTAAATAAAACAAGTGATGAGAGCACAGATCAACTGAATAATAAAAAGAATCAAGAACTGGTAAAGGATAACGAGTATGAATCGATTACTAATTTAAACAAAAATAACGTCAATACACAAAATACTCCAGTTGAAGAAAGTAAGGTTTCTCAATCTGCTACCGAACAGAATGCAAGAATTGATTTAACGTTTGTTGATGATGACGATAACGGAAAGATAGTAGATTATTCAGAATATTTGCCAAGCGAAGATAATGGTCATCATTATGCATACGGTAAAGTTGGCGATAAGGTTAGTCCGAAAGCATACAATAAATAA
- a CDS encoding thioredoxin family protein, whose amino-acid sequence MERLPQLKEDQLIETIGNSKVVLFFTAGWCPDCRFIKPAMPEIEQDFSDYTFYEVDRDENIDLAAELNVFGIPSFIVYDNGKEIGRFVNKDRKTKQQVEDFLNNLK is encoded by the coding sequence ATGGAAAGATTACCACAATTAAAAGAAGATCAATTAATTGAAACTATTGGCAATAGCAAGGTCGTCCTTTTCTTTACAGCTGGTTGGTGCCCAGATTGCCGTTTTATTAAGCCGGCAATGCCTGAGATCGAACAAGACTTCAGTGATTATACTTTCTATGAAGTTGATCGCGATGAAAACATCGACCTCGCTGCTGAATTAAATGTATTTGGAATTCCAAGTTTCATTGTATATGATAATGGTAAAGAAATTGGTCGATTTGTCAATAAAGATCGTAAAACTAAGCAACAAGTTGAAGATTTTTTAAACAATTTGAAGTAA
- a CDS encoding PepSY domain-containing protein, translating into MNANNNSLNPWLIPVTLGASGIAGFIAGKLFGNRQISAERILKLVKNDFASEGSLTGSWINDKAVPFQRFAVKTHAYEGGVSRLEDGEEVDYEFIADAYTGSLLELKRIENN; encoded by the coding sequence ATGAATGCAAACAATAACTCCCTCAACCCCTGGCTGATTCCAGTCACATTAGGTGCGTCTGGAATCGCCGGTTTTATCGCTGGTAAACTTTTTGGTAACCGCCAAATATCTGCTGAGCGGATCTTAAAATTAGTCAAGAACGATTTTGCAAGTGAAGGTTCTCTAACCGGTAGCTGGATCAATGATAAAGCAGTACCTTTCCAACGATTTGCGGTTAAAACCCATGCTTATGAAGGCGGCGTTTCTCGTCTAGAAGATGGCGAAGAAGTAGATTACGAGTTTATTGCTGACGCGTATACTGGTAGTCTATTGGAATTAAAACGAATTGAGAATAACTAA
- a CDS encoding ISL3 family transposase yields MNNSIKTILGIKDPYLKLDEKNFDNPIEDQPNQIIVHLIQTYPMHCPKCGHLMCKNGYKTVNCLGPELHFKPTIWSIKKQKYICKASSSCPEVVTKLAAVEDIHYRNHISLAIKQRAMMLLTKNESQSDLAKELNVSDWTIRRVITNLDQFFKPNYHWLPRHIAFDDFKSGRFAPSGMSMILMNIENKRTLDIILSRKNSYLRKYFLRYDRSARLAVQTVTVDLYTPYRHLIHELFPHALIIADHFHIVAQAYRAFNKIRIQVMNRAGAGTHKWRALKHFWKLLLTPANELKYDNYWSRRNFSYAQLTDVEVIHRLLSFDNELKRAYEYYQNLILVIAHRSKKELKNLLAIKWTQLPQALQKVQRTLRRHKQEIYNSFKYDTYTNGPVEGTNNKIKVIKRTAYGFRNFFNFRIRILLALPNTYIAINWRNKQTAHAKVQAQAA; encoded by the coding sequence ATGAACAATTCTATCAAAACTATCTTAGGAATTAAAGATCCTTACCTCAAACTAGATGAAAAGAATTTTGATAACCCAATTGAAGATCAACCTAATCAAATCATTGTCCATCTTATTCAAACTTACCCCATGCATTGCCCAAAATGTGGACACTTAATGTGTAAAAATGGCTATAAAACAGTTAATTGCTTGGGACCAGAGCTTCACTTTAAGCCAACAATCTGGTCGATTAAAAAGCAAAAATATATCTGTAAAGCTTCTTCTTCTTGTCCTGAAGTAGTTACTAAATTAGCAGCCGTTGAAGATATTCATTATCGTAATCATATCTCTTTAGCGATAAAACAACGGGCAATGATGCTTCTAACAAAAAACGAATCACAAAGTGATTTAGCCAAAGAATTAAATGTCTCTGACTGGACAATTAGACGAGTCATTACAAATCTTGATCAGTTTTTTAAGCCTAACTATCATTGGTTACCTCGCCATATTGCCTTTGATGATTTTAAGTCTGGTCGCTTTGCCCCCAGCGGAATGAGTATGATTCTAATGAATATTGAAAATAAGCGGACGCTTGATATTATCTTGTCACGTAAAAATAGCTATCTGCGAAAATACTTTCTTCGATATGACCGTTCAGCACGCTTAGCAGTTCAAACAGTAACGGTTGACTTGTACACTCCTTACCGCCATTTGATTCATGAGCTTTTCCCCCACGCTTTAATTATCGCTGATCATTTTCATATTGTTGCTCAAGCATATCGTGCATTTAACAAAATTAGGATCCAAGTAATGAATCGTGCCGGTGCTGGCACTCATAAATGGCGTGCACTTAAGCACTTTTGGAAATTACTCCTAACGCCTGCTAATGAGCTTAAATATGATAATTATTGGTCAAGGCGTAACTTTAGTTACGCTCAATTAACTGATGTTGAAGTCATTCATCGTCTTCTAAGCTTTGATAATGAACTAAAAAGAGCTTATGAATACTATCAAAACTTAATTCTGGTGATTGCTCATCGTAGTAAGAAAGAATTAAAAAACTTACTCGCGATTAAATGGACGCAGCTTCCCCAAGCACTGCAAAAAGTTCAGCGTACTCTTCGCAGACATAAACAAGAAATTTACAATAGTTTTAAATATGATACCTATACAAATGGTCCCGTTGAAGGAACTAACAATAAAATTAAAGTTATTAAACGAACTGCTTATGGCTTTCGTAATTTCTTTAATTTCCGAATTAGAATCCTCCTTGCATTACCAAATACCTACATTGCAATAAACTGGAGAAATAAACAAACAGCTCATGCCAAAGTCCAGGCACAAGCTGCTTAG